One genomic segment of Ricinus communis isolate WT05 ecotype wild-type chromosome 3, ASM1957865v1, whole genome shotgun sequence includes these proteins:
- the LOC125369458 gene encoding uncharacterized protein LOC125369458, which produces MDFVSGLPFTFAGYDSIWVIVDRLTKSAHFLPVKTTYSIAKYARVYLERIVVFTASVSIVVDRGNLLQGFGKVTRGTWYQVGLQYGLPSSDGRTIRKDYSDLRGYASDVRDRLWWSMGLVSPMRGVLRFGQKGKLAPRYVGPFEVIDRIGDVAYMLDLPANFSHVHPVFHISMLRKYISDPSHVFQPQNVEVGEDLTFEEQPVRIVDTQVRQLRSKIIPIVKVLWRNHLSEECTWETEQEMRSLYPHLFQS; this is translated from the exons atggattttgtatcAGGTTTACCCTTTACTTTTGCTGGTTATGACTCCATCTGGGTAATTGTGGATCGATTGACTAAGTCAGCGCATTTTCTTCCGGTAAAGACTACCTACTCTATAGCAAAGTATGCAAGAGTGTATCTGGAAAGGATTGTCGTCTTCACGGCCTCGGTTTCCATAGTGGTCGATAGGGGCAATttacttcaaggttttggaaAAGTTACAAGAGGAACTTGGTACCAGGTTGGACTTCAGTACGGCCTTCCATCCTCAGACGGACGGACAATCAGAAAGGACTATTCAGACCTTAGAGGATATGCTTCGGATGTGCGTGATAGACTTTGGTGGTCAATGGGATTG GTGTCTCCTATGCGTGGTGTGTTGCGGTTCGGCCAGAAGGGCAAATTGGCACCTCGTTATGTGGGACCCTTTGAGGTTATTGACAGAATTGGAGATGTGGCATACATGCTGGACTTGCCAGCGAACTTCTCGCATGTGCATCCGGTATTCCACATATCGATGTTAAGAAAGTATATTTCAGACCCTTCGCATGTGTTTCAACCACAAAATGTGGAAGTTGGTGAAGATTTGACTTTCGAGGAGCAACCAGTCAGGATTGTGGATACTCAAGTTCGCCAGCTGCGCTCTAAAATTATTCCGATAGTCAAAGTTTTGTGGCGGAATCATTTGTCTGAAGAGTGTACCTGGGAAACTGAGCAGGAAATGAGAAGTCTCTACCCTCATTTATTTCAATCCTAA